Proteins encoded together in one Micromonospora kangleipakensis window:
- a CDS encoding ROK family protein: protein MDARRTTVRDMRRANRSVLLTRIWLDGPLSRYELGQSTALSLASVSNLVGEMISEGIVEEAGSVDSDGGRPRVLLRVAPGYGYLVGADVGETRVQVELFDLAMTALAKAEYPIAAAEPDPHAVAAHLLDGLGAVVEQAGVDPASVLGFGVAVSGTVERTADAVVHAQTLGWDGVPLGAMLRAGTDIPVHIDNGAKTLGQAEMWFGAGRGARHAVIALVGSGIGASVVADGVGYRGAHSSAGEWGHTTIVYGGRRCRCGNLGCLEAYVGAEGVLDRFRQANRGRPAVGGDEESAFGELLRSSTRTAEKVLDETVGYLGAGVATLVNLFNPERVVLGGWAGLALGERYLPQIREATARHALRQPYAQTSIELCQLGPDAVAMGAATLPMARLLRDGGVPRGPVARVTTTPPRPARRPRSRAR from the coding sequence ATGGACGCCAGACGCACCACCGTGCGCGACATGCGCCGCGCGAACCGTTCGGTGCTGCTCACCCGGATCTGGCTCGACGGCCCGCTCAGCCGCTACGAGCTGGGGCAGAGCACCGCGCTGAGCCTGGCCAGCGTGAGCAACCTGGTCGGCGAGATGATCAGTGAGGGGATCGTCGAGGAGGCCGGCTCGGTCGATTCCGACGGCGGCCGCCCCCGGGTGCTGCTGCGGGTCGCCCCCGGCTACGGCTACCTGGTCGGCGCCGACGTCGGCGAGACCCGGGTCCAGGTCGAGCTCTTCGACCTGGCGATGACCGCACTGGCGAAGGCGGAGTACCCCATCGCCGCGGCCGAGCCGGACCCGCACGCCGTGGCCGCCCACCTGCTGGACGGGCTGGGCGCGGTCGTCGAGCAGGCCGGCGTCGACCCGGCCTCGGTGCTCGGCTTCGGCGTGGCGGTCTCCGGGACGGTGGAGCGGACCGCCGACGCCGTCGTGCACGCCCAGACCCTCGGCTGGGACGGGGTGCCGCTGGGCGCCATGCTGCGCGCCGGCACCGACATCCCGGTGCACATCGACAACGGCGCGAAGACTCTCGGCCAGGCCGAGATGTGGTTCGGCGCCGGCCGGGGCGCCCGGCACGCCGTCATCGCCCTGGTCGGCTCCGGGATCGGGGCGAGCGTGGTGGCCGACGGGGTCGGCTACCGGGGCGCGCACAGCAGCGCCGGCGAGTGGGGCCACACCACGATCGTGTACGGCGGTCGCCGTTGCCGCTGCGGCAACCTCGGCTGCCTGGAGGCGTACGTCGGGGCGGAGGGGGTCCTCGATCGGTTCCGGCAGGCCAACCGGGGTCGCCCGGCGGTCGGCGGCGACGAGGAGAGCGCCTTCGGCGAGCTGCTGCGCTCCTCGACCCGGACCGCCGAGAAGGTGCTCGACGAGACGGTCGGCTACCTCGGCGCGGGCGTGGCGACGCTGGTCAACCTCTTCAATCCGGAGCGGGTGGTGCTGGGCGGTTGGGCCGGACTGGCGCTGGGGGAGCGGTACCTGCCGCAGATCCGCGAGGCCACCGCGCGGCACGCGCTGCGCCAGCCGTACGCGCAGACCTCGATCGAGCTGTGCCAGCTCGGACCGGACGCGGTCGCGATGGGCGCGGCCACCCTGCCGATGGCCCGGCTGCTGCGCGACGGCGGTGTGCCCCGCGGCCCGGTCGCCCGGGTGACCACGACGCCGCCGCGCCCGGCCCGCCGCCCCCGCTCGCGCGCCCGCTGA
- a CDS encoding ScyD/ScyE family protein produces MAVAAMALVLPSATPAAAATASAPIVDGLAGPLQLAVGSDGTVYVSQSFAGKLTAVGKKGTTDLVSTPGAEIAGVAADGPGTVTFTTSGESEDGFFAEVRRVLASGKVRALGDVGEYEATVNPDQVNSYGFQGLAPGCAEQVPVEIGGDPYPGIVESHPYSVAILPDGSRIVGDAAGNDIVRVAPNGRISTVAVLPPQPFVVTAEVAAGIGLPECTVGKTYNFEPVPTDVELGPDGLLYVSSLPGGPEDPSLGARGSVYSVNLATGHVAEVAGGFLTATNLAVAPDGTIYVAEMFGNRISTVSAGGAEPFAEVPTPAALEWANGRLYATVDAFGNGSVVTFTP; encoded by the coding sequence GTGGCCGTCGCGGCCATGGCGTTGGTGTTGCCTTCGGCGACGCCCGCGGCGGCCGCAACCGCATCCGCCCCGATCGTCGACGGTCTGGCCGGGCCGCTCCAGCTGGCGGTGGGTAGTGACGGGACGGTCTACGTCTCCCAGTCCTTCGCGGGGAAGCTGACGGCGGTGGGAAAGAAGGGTACGACCGACCTCGTGTCGACGCCCGGCGCGGAGATCGCGGGTGTTGCCGCGGACGGGCCGGGAACGGTGACCTTCACCACCAGTGGTGAGAGTGAGGACGGATTCTTCGCCGAGGTGAGGCGCGTTCTGGCCAGCGGGAAGGTACGGGCTCTCGGCGATGTCGGCGAGTATGAGGCAACCGTCAACCCGGACCAGGTCAACAGCTATGGCTTCCAGGGGCTCGCACCGGGGTGCGCGGAGCAGGTGCCGGTGGAAATCGGCGGCGATCCCTACCCCGGGATTGTCGAGTCCCACCCGTACTCCGTCGCGATCCTGCCGGACGGGTCGCGCATCGTCGGCGATGCGGCAGGTAACGATATCGTCCGCGTCGCACCCAACGGCAGAATCAGCACGGTCGCGGTGCTGCCGCCCCAGCCGTTCGTAGTCACCGCAGAGGTTGCTGCCGGCATCGGGCTGCCCGAATGCACCGTCGGCAAGACCTACAACTTCGAGCCGGTACCCACGGATGTCGAGCTCGGTCCGGACGGTCTGCTCTACGTGTCGAGCCTGCCCGGCGGCCCGGAGGATCCGAGCCTCGGCGCCCGCGGCTCGGTCTACTCGGTCAACCTCGCCACCGGTCACGTCGCGGAGGTCGCCGGGGGCTTCCTCACCGCGACGAACCTCGCCGTCGCTCCCGACGGCACCATCTACGTCGCGGAGATGTTCGGCAATCGCATCTCCACCGTCTCTGCTGGCGGTGCTGAGCCGTTTGCAGAAGTGCCGACCCCGGCCGCACTCGAGTGGGCCAACGGAAGGCTGTACGCAACCGTCGATGCCTTCGGTAACGGGTCGGTGGTGACCTTCACGCCCTGA
- a CDS encoding ricin-type beta-trefoil lectin domain protein, whose product MHPPPPTTRRTAARAALALCLVAGTVALAPPAAHAAGEAVNVWLTTTSDAGGRTVTRGLQLQSPLSFTPTSATATHTITVDENARYQQFEGAGASITDTTAYLLRGGPVSAATRDEVMRKLFSPTDGIGLSFVRNPIGASDLSRPGNVSLDDTCCDLNDFGANGYDTNVELLTAQARQLNPGLRVMVVPWSAPGWMKDNGRMDQMGWLKYQYYATYAQYFVKTIQAYAARGVKVDYLSVQNEPNCCQAGNPTAMDYPGMSWNSSGLVELTKNFVYPAFRAAGITTKVLVHDWNYGDYGTIGSGLLADGVVRTDPLFGGIAWHGYWGDPAVGSQVHGQYPAVPQFSTEHSGGTWIGNQHNEDMVDIVNYARNWSRSAVKWSLAVNQFMGPHNGGCGTCTGLITVQEGGARAGQVDYTVEYYTTGHLTKFVRPGAYRIDSTANGTVQNVAWRNPDGSKALIAHNGGTSAQSVKVVWGGQSFTYTLPARTTATFTWSGTPSGGGTPTGTITGLGGKCLDVTDNSTADGTPVQIWTCFGGPNQQWTRAADGTLRSLGKCLDVSGGGTADGTKVQLWTCNGTAAQQWVWTAGRDLVNPQANKCLDVTGNASADGTKVQIWSCTGGANQKWTLPA is encoded by the coding sequence GTGCACCCCCCACCCCCCACCACCCGCCGCACGGCGGCCCGCGCCGCCCTGGCGCTCTGCCTCGTCGCCGGCACCGTCGCCCTCGCCCCGCCGGCGGCACACGCCGCCGGCGAGGCCGTCAACGTCTGGCTCACCACCACCTCGGACGCCGGCGGCCGGACCGTCACCCGGGGTCTGCAACTGCAGAGCCCGCTGAGCTTCACCCCCACCAGCGCGACCGCCACGCACACGATCACCGTCGACGAGAACGCCCGCTACCAGCAGTTCGAGGGGGCCGGCGCGTCGATCACCGACACCACCGCGTACCTGCTTCGCGGTGGGCCGGTCAGCGCCGCCACCCGCGACGAGGTGATGCGCAAGCTGTTCAGCCCGACCGACGGCATCGGGCTGTCGTTCGTACGCAACCCGATCGGCGCGTCCGACCTGTCCCGGCCCGGCAACGTCTCGCTCGACGACACCTGCTGCGACCTGAACGACTTCGGGGCGAACGGCTACGACACCAACGTCGAGCTGCTCACCGCGCAGGCCCGGCAGCTGAACCCGGGGCTGCGGGTGATGGTGGTGCCCTGGAGCGCGCCCGGCTGGATGAAGGACAACGGCCGGATGGACCAGATGGGCTGGCTGAAGTACCAGTACTACGCCACCTACGCCCAGTACTTCGTCAAGACCATCCAGGCGTATGCGGCCCGCGGCGTCAAGGTCGACTACCTGTCGGTGCAGAACGAGCCGAACTGCTGCCAGGCGGGCAACCCGACCGCCATGGACTACCCGGGCATGAGCTGGAACTCCTCCGGCCTGGTCGAGCTGACCAAGAACTTCGTCTACCCGGCGTTCCGGGCCGCCGGCATCACCACCAAGGTCCTGGTGCACGACTGGAACTACGGCGACTACGGCACCATCGGCTCCGGGCTGCTCGCCGACGGGGTGGTCCGCACCGACCCGCTCTTCGGCGGCATCGCCTGGCACGGCTACTGGGGCGACCCGGCCGTCGGCAGCCAGGTCCACGGCCAGTACCCGGCGGTGCCGCAGTTCAGTACCGAGCACTCCGGCGGTACCTGGATCGGCAACCAGCACAACGAGGACATGGTCGACATCGTGAACTACGCCCGGAACTGGAGCCGGAGCGCGGTCAAGTGGAGCCTCGCGGTCAACCAGTTCATGGGCCCGCACAACGGCGGCTGCGGCACCTGCACCGGCCTGATCACCGTGCAGGAGGGCGGCGCCCGCGCCGGGCAGGTCGACTACACGGTCGAGTACTACACCACCGGGCACCTGACGAAGTTCGTCCGGCCCGGGGCGTACCGGATCGACTCCACCGCCAACGGCACGGTGCAGAACGTCGCCTGGCGCAACCCGGACGGGTCCAAGGCGCTGATCGCGCACAACGGCGGCACCTCCGCCCAGTCGGTGAAGGTGGTCTGGGGCGGCCAGTCGTTCACCTACACCTTGCCCGCCCGAACGACGGCCACCTTCACCTGGTCGGGCACCCCGTCCGGCGGCGGCACCCCGACCGGCACGATCACCGGACTCGGCGGCAAGTGCCTGGACGTCACCGACAACAGCACCGCCGACGGCACCCCGGTGCAGATCTGGACCTGCTTCGGCGGGCCGAACCAGCAGTGGACCCGGGCCGCCGACGGGACGCTCCGCTCGCTGGGCAAGTGCCTCGACGTCTCCGGCGGCGGCACCGCCGACGGCACGAAGGTCCAGCTGTGGACCTGCAACGGCACCGCCGCCCAGCAGTGGGTGTGGACCGCCGGGCGGGACCTGGTGAACCCGCAGGCGAACAAGTGCCTCGACGTCACCGGCAACGCCTCCGCCGACGGCACGAAGGTGCAGATCTGGTCCTGCACGGGCGGCGCCAACCAGAAGTGGACCCTGCCCGCGTGA
- a CDS encoding IS630 family transposase, which yields MPRTGRPTPPLTLTDEERATLTRWSRRAKTAQVLAMRSRIILACADGGSNTDVATALGVHLSTVGKWRRRFLKLRLDGLIDEPRPGRPPSIGLDRVEEVVVATLEQTPRNATHWSRTSMAEESGLSKSTVGRIWRDFGLKPHLADTFKLSTDPQFIEKVVDVVGLYHNPPERAVVLCVDEKSQIQALDRSQPVLPMMPGMPERRTHDYARNGITSLFAAFNIADGTVIGELHRQHRATEFKKFLATIDKAVPADLDVHLVCDNYGTHKTPAVRAWLARHPRFHMHFTPTGSSWINQVERWFGYLTEQKIRRGAHKSVHSLEADIRTWIADWNTNPRPFTWTKTAEEILESLARFCRRISSAAH from the coding sequence ATGCCGAGGACTGGGCGTCCCACCCCGCCGCTGACGTTGACCGATGAAGAACGTGCGACATTGACCCGATGGTCGCGGCGGGCGAAGACGGCGCAGGTCCTCGCGATGCGCTCCCGGATCATTCTGGCCTGCGCCGATGGCGGCTCGAACACTGATGTGGCAACGGCACTGGGTGTTCATCTGTCCACGGTGGGGAAATGGCGTCGCCGATTTTTGAAGCTGCGGCTGGACGGACTGATCGACGAGCCGCGGCCGGGTCGTCCTCCGTCCATCGGTTTGGACCGGGTCGAAGAGGTCGTCGTCGCCACCTTGGAGCAGACGCCACGTAACGCCACCCACTGGTCGCGTACCTCCATGGCGGAGGAGTCCGGACTGTCGAAGTCCACCGTCGGACGGATCTGGCGGGACTTCGGCCTCAAGCCGCATCTGGCCGACACGTTCAAGCTCTCCACGGATCCGCAGTTCATCGAGAAGGTCGTCGACGTGGTCGGGCTCTACCACAACCCGCCCGAACGGGCCGTGGTGCTCTGCGTGGATGAGAAGTCGCAGATCCAGGCCCTGGACCGGTCCCAGCCGGTGCTGCCGATGATGCCCGGCATGCCCGAACGCCGCACCCACGACTACGCCCGCAACGGCATCACCAGCCTGTTCGCCGCGTTCAACATCGCCGACGGCACCGTCATCGGCGAACTGCACCGCCAGCACCGCGCGACCGAGTTCAAGAAGTTCCTGGCCACGATCGACAAAGCCGTGCCAGCCGATCTGGACGTGCACCTGGTCTGCGACAACTACGGCACCCACAAGACCCCCGCCGTGCGGGCGTGGCTGGCCCGCCATCCCCGCTTCCACATGCACTTCACACCGACCGGTTCCTCCTGGATCAACCAGGTCGAACGCTGGTTCGGCTACCTCACAGAGCAGAAGATCCGCCGCGGCGCCCACAAGAGCGTTCACAGCCTGGAAGCCGACATCCGCACCTGGATCGCAGACTGGAACACCAACCCCAGGCCCTTCACCTGGACCAAGACCGCCGAGGAGATTCTCGAATCACTCGCACGATTTTGTAGGCGGATTTCTAGCGCAGCACACTAG
- a CDS encoding TetR/AcrR family transcriptional regulator, translating into MPKQVNHEQRRRLLTEAVFAVISTRGFEAVSLRDVAVQAGVSMGTVQHYFPTKRQMLLFALSHMRERVLVRLQAAVTALREPTRRDLIRAATAVMLPVDPAGREEACVNIAFFSAATVTPAYAEQLRDGYGRILTVSVANFREASRLDELRDGVDPDVEAPALYFLTQGLVGPILVGLYSPDEALALVDAQLDRVFRPTSS; encoded by the coding sequence GTGCCGAAGCAGGTCAACCACGAGCAGCGTCGCCGCCTCCTGACCGAGGCGGTCTTCGCAGTCATCAGCACGCGCGGGTTCGAGGCGGTGAGCCTGCGTGACGTCGCCGTGCAGGCCGGCGTGTCGATGGGCACTGTGCAGCACTATTTCCCCACCAAGCGGCAGATGCTGTTGTTTGCGCTGTCTCATATGCGCGAACGCGTGCTGGTCCGGCTCCAGGCCGCCGTCACCGCGCTGCGTGAGCCCACCCGCCGCGACCTGATCCGTGCCGCTACCGCGGTGATGCTCCCGGTCGACCCGGCTGGCCGCGAAGAGGCGTGCGTGAACATCGCATTCTTTTCTGCAGCGACTGTCACACCGGCGTATGCCGAGCAGCTTCGCGACGGATACGGACGCATCCTGACGGTGTCGGTCGCCAACTTCCGCGAGGCGTCTCGGTTGGACGAATTGCGCGACGGAGTCGATCCCGATGTGGAGGCTCCCGCGCTCTACTTCCTCACCCAGGGCCTGGTTGGGCCGATTCTCGTCGGCCTGTACAGCCCGGACGAGGCACTGGCCCTCGTTGATGCTCAGCTCGACCGCGTGTTTCGTCCGACATCATCGTGA
- a CDS encoding GH1 family beta-glucosidase, which translates to MDSDRTARATTGQADPIDTLPPTFRWGVATSSYQIEGAVAEDGRTPSIWDTFCRMPGAVANRDNGDVACDHYHRMPQDVALIADLGLDTYRFSVAWPRVQPGGRGPANPAGLAFYDRLVDELLGRGVDPWVTLYHWDLPQELEDAGGWPVRDTAYRFADYAELVFDALGDRVKTWTTLNEPWCSAMLGYAYGAHAPGRRDLGDAIAAAHHLLLGHGLAVQRLRAAASGPVDLGITVNLATADPATDSPADRDAARAADGLGNRLYLDPLVHGRYPEDVVADLARQGVRIPVEEGDLAGISTPFDVLGVNFYFGQLFSGVDEQGRERDADGRPVQRVVRRDLPRTAMDWEIVPESFTELLVRLSQDYPGVPMVITENGAAFEDRPDADGFVADDDRVAYLTEHLRAVARARLAGADVRGYFAWSLLDNFEWAYGYDKRFGIVRVDYDTQRRTPKRSALWYRDTVRRVRGER; encoded by the coding sequence ATGGACAGCGACCGCACCGCCCGGGCCACCACGGGGCAGGCCGACCCGATCGACACCCTCCCGCCGACCTTCCGCTGGGGCGTGGCGACCTCGTCGTACCAGATCGAGGGCGCGGTGGCCGAGGACGGCCGTACCCCGTCCATCTGGGACACCTTCTGCCGGATGCCCGGAGCGGTGGCCAACCGGGACAACGGCGACGTGGCCTGCGACCACTACCACCGGATGCCGCAGGACGTCGCGCTGATCGCGGACCTGGGCCTGGACACGTACCGCTTCTCGGTGGCCTGGCCGCGGGTGCAGCCCGGCGGGCGCGGGCCGGCCAACCCGGCCGGGCTGGCCTTCTACGACCGGCTCGTGGACGAGCTGCTCGGCCGCGGAGTCGACCCGTGGGTCACCCTCTACCACTGGGACCTGCCGCAGGAGCTGGAGGACGCCGGCGGCTGGCCGGTGCGGGACACCGCGTACCGGTTCGCCGACTACGCGGAGCTGGTCTTCGACGCTCTCGGCGACCGGGTGAAGACCTGGACCACGCTGAACGAGCCGTGGTGCTCGGCGATGCTCGGCTACGCCTACGGCGCCCACGCGCCGGGACGCCGGGACCTGGGCGACGCGATCGCCGCCGCGCACCACCTGCTGCTCGGGCACGGCCTGGCGGTGCAGCGGCTGCGGGCGGCGGCCAGTGGGCCGGTGGACCTGGGCATCACCGTCAACCTGGCCACCGCCGACCCGGCCACCGACAGCCCCGCGGACCGGGACGCGGCCCGGGCCGCCGACGGCCTGGGCAACCGCCTCTACCTCGACCCGCTGGTCCACGGCCGGTACCCGGAGGACGTGGTGGCCGACCTGGCGCGCCAGGGGGTGCGGATCCCGGTCGAGGAGGGCGACCTGGCGGGCATCTCCACGCCGTTCGACGTGCTCGGCGTCAACTTCTACTTCGGACAGCTCTTCTCCGGGGTGGACGAGCAGGGGCGCGAGCGGGACGCCGACGGCCGGCCGGTGCAGCGGGTGGTCCGGCGGGACCTGCCGCGCACCGCGATGGACTGGGAGATCGTCCCGGAGTCCTTCACCGAGCTGCTCGTCCGGCTCAGCCAGGACTACCCCGGCGTGCCGATGGTGATCACCGAGAACGGGGCGGCGTTCGAGGACCGGCCCGACGCCGACGGTTTCGTCGCCGACGACGACCGGGTGGCGTACCTGACCGAGCACCTGCGGGCGGTGGCCCGGGCCCGGCTGGCCGGGGCGGACGTCCGCGGCTACTTCGCCTGGTCGCTGCTGGACAACTTCGAGTGGGCCTACGGCTACGACAAGCGGTTCGGCATCGTGCGGGTCGACTACGACACCCAGCGGCGCACCCCGAAGCGCAGCGCGCTCTGGTACCGCGACACGGTCCGGCGGGTGCGCGGGGAGCGGTGA
- a CDS encoding GNAT family N-acetyltransferase produces the protein MNSADRRSSEASEPVTLHVITESTRVSIEGLRVAAGQEAFVDGVGQSLVEAAATPHANPWYRAVYSGEAPVGFVMLGDDVPPGSPHIPWRYYLWRLLIDARFQGRGYGRAALDCVVAYVKTRPGADVLVTSVVPGEGSPMGFYQRYGFQPTGQMFNHEQVLKLPLEEIPAAK, from the coding sequence ATGAACTCGGCGGACCGTCGCTCGTCTGAGGCGTCTGAACCGGTGACGTTGCATGTGATCACGGAGAGCACTCGTGTGTCTATCGAGGGCTTGCGAGTAGCGGCGGGGCAAGAGGCCTTCGTTGACGGCGTCGGGCAATCGCTTGTCGAAGCAGCAGCCACTCCGCACGCCAATCCGTGGTACCGGGCCGTCTACTCGGGAGAGGCCCCGGTGGGCTTCGTGATGCTCGGCGATGACGTTCCCCCTGGTAGTCCCCACATTCCTTGGCGCTACTACCTCTGGCGGCTGCTGATCGACGCGCGTTTCCAAGGCCGCGGCTACGGTCGCGCGGCCCTGGACTGTGTGGTCGCGTATGTGAAGACCCGCCCGGGCGCGGATGTGTTGGTGACGAGCGTGGTCCCGGGAGAGGGCTCGCCGATGGGCTTCTACCAGCGGTACGGCTTCCAACCCACAGGACAGATGTTCAACCACGAGCAGGTCCTAAAGCTACCGCTGGAGGAAATCCCCGCGGCGAAATGA
- a CDS encoding family 16 glycoside hydrolase: MVHVRSPRPFSSSGGEELWNTEAWYTLNEIPGRVVQPQTFFEAEEGRTAGVGMATDHAAYSGAGFAAGFAQEGSSTRISVDVREAGTYDLAMRYSNGPNPYLGEKQLSLYVNGERVEQTVFPSTVTWEEWGTVTTTARLNKGRNVVEYRKEAADSGHVNLDVLAVRPHGKRITLFNGGALTEWQHSDGREPEWAIADGAMTVRNGDLRTVQAFGDFRLHVEFNLPLYPPDVTGQARANSGVYLQDRYEIQVLDSFGIDPPQTNDAAAIYTQKAPDVNAALAPQTWQTYDIVYRQARYDAAGNKVDNPRVTVVWNGVRVHDDVEILGPTGGSRPEGPATGAIRLQDHGNPVQYRNIWIEPLDR, encoded by the coding sequence GTGGTGCACGTGCGCTCCCCGCGTCCGTTCTCTTCCTCCGGCGGCGAGGAGCTGTGGAACACTGAGGCCTGGTACACGCTCAACGAGATCCCGGGCCGGGTGGTGCAGCCGCAAACCTTCTTCGAGGCCGAGGAGGGCCGTACGGCCGGCGTCGGCATGGCGACCGACCACGCCGCCTACTCCGGCGCCGGCTTCGCCGCCGGGTTCGCCCAGGAGGGCTCGTCGACCAGAATCTCCGTCGATGTCCGCGAGGCCGGGACGTACGACCTGGCGATGCGCTACAGCAACGGCCCGAACCCATACTTGGGCGAGAAGCAGCTGAGCCTGTACGTCAACGGTGAACGGGTCGAGCAGACGGTCTTCCCCTCCACCGTGACCTGGGAAGAGTGGGGCACCGTCACCACCACCGCGCGCCTGAACAAGGGTCGCAACGTGGTCGAGTACCGCAAGGAGGCTGCGGACTCCGGGCACGTGAACCTGGACGTGCTCGCCGTCCGGCCGCACGGCAAGCGCATCACGCTGTTCAACGGTGGCGCGCTCACCGAGTGGCAGCACAGCGACGGGCGCGAACCGGAGTGGGCGATCGCCGACGGCGCCATGACGGTGCGCAACGGGGACCTGCGCACGGTGCAGGCCTTCGGCGACTTCCGGCTGCACGTGGAGTTCAACCTGCCGCTGTACCCGCCGGACGTGACCGGCCAGGCGCGCGCCAACAGTGGGGTGTACCTGCAGGATCGCTACGAGATCCAGGTGCTGGACTCCTTCGGCATCGACCCGCCGCAGACCAACGACGCCGCGGCCATCTACACCCAGAAGGCCCCCGACGTGAACGCGGCGCTGGCGCCGCAGACCTGGCAGACGTACGACATCGTCTACCGGCAGGCCCGCTACGACGCCGCCGGCAACAAGGTCGACAACCCCCGCGTCACCGTGGTGTGGAACGGCGTCAGGGTGCACGACGACGTCGAGATCCTCGGCCCGACTGGCGGCAGCCGGCCCGAGGGCCCGGCGACGGGTGCCATCCGACTGCAGGACCACGGCAATCCGGTCCAGTACCGCAACATCTGGATCGAGCCGCTGGACCGGTAG
- a CDS encoding ABC transporter ATP-binding protein translates to MRDPVLEIRGLRVDYGLGDAAVHAVRDVDLTLHRGEVLGLAGESGSGKSTLAYGLTRLLPPPGVVSGGEVIYHPADGPPVDVLSLSPAELRAFRWAEASIVFQGAMNSLNPVHKVSTQLLDVIKAHEPRTTAAARLARARDLLRLVGIAADRLDSYPHQLSGGMRQRVMIAMALALEPQVVIMDEPTTALDVVMQRQILGQLAELRERLGFAVLFITHDLSLLAEFSDRIAIMYGGRIVEEAPAGELYRRALHPYTDGLLHSFPALRGPRRELTGIPGSPPDLRAMPTGCAFHPRCPRAFAPCDAEVPPLGPPGDDNPGRAVACWLHPAAAAVPR, encoded by the coding sequence GTGAGGGATCCGGTGCTGGAGATCCGCGGGCTCCGCGTCGACTACGGGCTCGGCGACGCGGCGGTGCACGCCGTCCGCGACGTCGACCTCACCCTGCACCGGGGCGAGGTGCTGGGGCTGGCCGGGGAGAGCGGCAGCGGCAAGTCCACCCTGGCGTACGGCCTGACCCGGCTGCTGCCGCCGCCCGGCGTGGTCAGCGGCGGCGAGGTGATCTACCACCCCGCCGACGGCCCGCCGGTGGACGTGCTGTCACTGTCGCCGGCGGAGCTGCGGGCGTTTCGCTGGGCCGAGGCGTCGATCGTGTTCCAGGGCGCGATGAACTCGCTGAACCCGGTGCACAAGGTCTCCACCCAGTTGCTCGACGTGATCAAGGCGCACGAGCCGCGTACCACGGCCGCCGCCCGGCTGGCCCGGGCCCGGGACCTGCTGCGCCTGGTGGGCATCGCCGCCGACCGGCTCGACAGCTACCCGCACCAGCTCTCCGGCGGGATGCGGCAACGGGTGATGATCGCCATGGCGCTGGCGTTGGAACCGCAGGTCGTCATCATGGACGAACCCACGACCGCCCTGGACGTGGTGATGCAGCGGCAGATCCTCGGCCAGCTCGCCGAACTGCGCGAGCGGCTCGGCTTCGCGGTGCTGTTCATCACCCACGACCTGTCGCTGCTGGCCGAGTTCTCCGACCGGATCGCGATCATGTACGGCGGCCGGATCGTCGAGGAGGCGCCGGCCGGCGAGCTGTACCGGCGGGCCCTGCACCCGTACACCGACGGGCTGCTGCACTCCTTCCCGGCGCTGCGCGGCCCCCGCCGCGAGCTGACCGGTATCCCCGGCTCCCCGCCGGACCTGCGCGCCATGCCCACCGGATGCGCGTTCCACCCCCGCTGCCCCCGGGCCTTCGCGCCCTGCGACGCCGAGGTCCCACCGCTCGGCCCGCCCGGTGACGACAACCCCGGGCGCGCCGTCGCCTGCTGGCTGCACCCCGCCGCCGCGGCGGTCCCCCGGTGA
- a CDS encoding alpha/beta fold hydrolase: MGIEYAVNGDARIAYETFGTAGEPLLLVLGLDYQMVWWPDAFCERLVEAGYRVARYDNRDTGLSTHYPQPAGGSPWRALLGGTRPLYTIADMAADGLAVMDALGWANAHVLGGTSAIAQAMALLHPERVRGLTLCMSSPATAGVLQTLRYLKFGTFREFRKLPKATTPEQEIDNLIAIYRALASPGYPFPEEWVREAATLSHSRAPRDPRTTQRHLAAGRAVKLPPLSGITAPTLVVSGADDPLIKPSGGRDLAAQIPGAEFVEYPGVGHDWPEEIWDDVIARMPR, encoded by the coding sequence GTGGGTATCGAGTACGCCGTGAACGGGGACGCCAGGATCGCTTACGAGACCTTCGGCACGGCTGGCGAGCCGCTGCTGCTGGTCCTGGGGCTGGACTATCAGATGGTCTGGTGGCCCGACGCGTTCTGCGAGCGCCTGGTCGAGGCGGGCTACCGCGTGGCCCGCTACGACAACCGGGACACCGGCCTGTCCACGCACTACCCGCAGCCAGCGGGCGGCAGCCCGTGGCGTGCGCTACTCGGCGGCACCCGCCCCCTCTACACGATCGCCGACATGGCCGCCGACGGGCTGGCGGTGATGGACGCGCTCGGCTGGGCCAACGCGCACGTGCTGGGCGGCACGTCGGCAATCGCGCAGGCCATGGCGCTGCTGCACCCCGAGCGGGTCCGCGGCCTCACGCTCTGTATGAGCAGTCCGGCCACCGCGGGAGTTCTGCAGACCCTGCGCTATCTCAAGTTCGGCACCTTCCGCGAGTTCCGCAAGCTACCGAAGGCGACCACGCCCGAGCAGGAGATCGACAACCTGATCGCGATCTACCGAGCGCTGGCCTCGCCCGGGTACCCGTTCCCTGAGGAGTGGGTCCGCGAGGCGGCGACGCTCAGCCACAGCCGCGCGCCCCGCGATCCGCGCACAACCCAGCGGCACCTCGCCGCCGGCCGGGCCGTGAAGCTGCCGCCGCTCTCCGGCATCACCGCGCCCACCCTGGTCGTCTCGGGCGCCGACGATCCGCTCATCAAGCCGAGCGGGGGCCGCGACCTGGCCGCCCAAATCCCCGGCGCGGAGTTCGTGGAATACCCCGGCGTGGGCCACGACTGGCCCGAGGAGATCTGGGACGACGTGATCGCCCGGATGCCGCGCTGA